A DNA window from Falco peregrinus isolate bFalPer1 chromosome 8, bFalPer1.pri, whole genome shotgun sequence contains the following coding sequences:
- the WNT6 gene encoding LOW QUALITY PROTEIN: protein Wnt-6 (The sequence of the model RefSeq protein was modified relative to this genomic sequence to represent the inferred CDS: deleted 1 base in 1 codon) has translation MLPSSRTQLGLFFILLCPANIIGLWWAVGSPLVMDPNSICRKTKRLAGKQAELCQLEPEIVQEVAKGTKLGVRECQYQFRFRRWNCTSHSKYFGKILQQDIRETAFVYAITAAGVSHAITQACSMGELLQCGCELTRSRAPPSPTVGPGMEGTAWEWGGCGDDVQFGYEKSQQFMDAKSKKGKNDIRALIDLHNNEAGRLAVRSYMRTECKCHGLSGSCTLRTCWRKMPHFREVGDRLLERFNGAFKVMGGNDGKTLIPVGDNIKPPDKQDLIYSADSPDFCSANRKTGSLGTRGRICNSTAMDTSGCDLLCCGRGHRDETVVLEENCLCRFHWCCVVQCRKCSVRQELSLCI, from the exons ATGCTGCCTTCCTCCCGGACCCAGCTGGGGCtcttcttcatcctcctctGCCCCGCCAACATCATCGGGCTCTGGTG ggcagtggggagcCCCCTGGTCATGGACCCCAACAGCATCTGCCGCAAGACGAAGCGGCTGGCAGGGAAGCAGGcggagctgtgccagctggagCCAGAGATCGTGCAGGAGGTGGCTAAGGGCACCAAGCTGGGCGTCCGGGAGTGCCAGTACCAATTCCGCTTCCGTCGCTGGAACTGCACCAGCCACAGCAAGTACTTCGGCAAGATCCTGCAGCAGG ATATCCGGGAGACAGCCTTCGTGTATGCCATCACGGCAGCTGGGGTGAGCCATGCCATCACACAGGCCTGCAGCATGGGTGAGCTGCTGCAGTGCGGCTGTGAGCTGACGCGGAGCCGGGCTCCCCCCTCGCCCACGGTGGGTCCGGGCATGGAGGGCACGGCCTGGGAgtgg gggggctgcggggacgACGTGCAGTTCGGCTATGAGAAATCCCAGCAGTTCATGGATGCCAAGagcaagaaaggcaaaaatgacATCCGAGCTCTTATCGACCTGCACAACAACGAAGCTGGCCGCTTG GCGGTGCGCAGCTACATGAGGACAGAGTGCAAATGCCACGGGCTGTCGGGCTCCTGCACCCTGCGGACCTGCTGGCGGAAGATGCCCCATTTCCGTGAGGTGGGGGACCGCCTGCTCGAGCGCTTCAATGGCGCTTTCAAGGTGATGGGAGGCAATGATGGGAAAACCCTCATCCCTGTGGGCGACAACATCAAGCCTCCTGACAAGCAGGACCTCATCTACTCGGCTGACTCGCCCGATTTCTGCTCAGCTAACCGTAAGACAGGCTCGCTGGGCACCCGGGGCCGCATCTGCAACAGCACAGCCATGGACACGAGCGGGTGCgacctgctgtgctgtggacGAGGCCACCGGGACGAGACAGTGGTGCTGGAGGAGAACTGCCTTTGCCGCTTCCACTGGTGCTGCGTGGTGCAGTGTCGCAAGTGCTCTGTCCGTCAGGAGCTCAGCCTCTGCATCTGA